AAAAATTTAATAGATAAAGCTGTTATTGAACATACAGAGGAGAACCATAAATTTGATCCATCAGCTTTTCAAAAGCTAGATGAAATTCCATTCGATTTCGCTCGGCGTCGTATGTCTGTCATCGTGAAAGATATTTCAGGTGAACATACAATGGTTTGTAAAGGTGCCGTAGAAGAAATTTTATCAATTTGTAATTACACTGAAGTTGATGGGCAAATTGTCCCTCTCACTGAAGAAATGAGAGCAAATGTAAACCATCTTAGCGAAACTTTAAATAGTGAAGGAATGCGTGTCATCGCTGTAGCATACAAGAAAGATAACAAACCCTATCATAAAGCATATACAGTACAAGATGAATCAGCTATGATCCTTACTGGATATATCGGCTTTTTAGATCCGCCTAAACCATCTGCTGCTTCTGCAATTCAAGCATTGCAAAAACATGGCGTACAAGTGAAAATCTTAACTGGTGATAACGAAATTGTTACAAGAAAGGTTTGTAAAGACGTTGGATTAAATATAGGAGAGCCTGTCCTCGGTTACGAAATCGATTCTTTACCAGATAAAGCATTAGCAAAACTTGCAGAAGAAACAACAGTGTTCGCAAAACTAAATCCAATGCAAAAATCTCGTATTATTCACGTATTACAAGGTAATGGTCATACTGTAGGTTACATGGGCGATGGCATTAACGATGCCGTGGCATTACGTGACGCTGACGTTGGAATATCTGTTGATACCGCTACCGATATCGCAAAAGAATCTTCCGATATTATTTTACTCGAAAAAAGTTTAACTATATTAGAAGCAGGTATTTTAGAGGGCCGTACTACGTTCGGCAATATTTTAAAATATATCAAAATGACGGCGAGCTCTAACTTCGGAAATGTATTTAGTGTATTGGTAGCAAGTGCTTTCATTCCATTTTTACCGATGCTTGCAATTCATCTATTAATTCAAAACTTACTTTACGATATTTCACAACTTTCAATTCCATGGGATAAAATGGATAAAGGATTTTTAGAGAAGCCTAGAAAATGGGATACTGCAAACTTACGTAACTTCATTATTTGCATCGGTCCAATTAGCTCTATATTCGACATTATCACATACGTTGTCATGTGGAATGTATTCGGTGCAAATACACCCGGAGAACAATCGCTATTCCAATCTGGTTGGTTTGTCGTTGGGTTACTAACTCAAACATTAATTGTCCATATGATTAGAACACAGAAAATTCCGTTCATTCAAAGTACTGCATCAATACCAGTTCTCTTATTAACCGCTTGTATTATGGCAATTGGAATTTATATTCCGTTCTCACCACTTGGTGCAGCAGTTGGTTTACAAGCGTTACCACTAAGCTACTTCCCGTGGCTCATAGGAATATTATTAGGTTATGCTTTCTTAACACAATTCCTGAAAAAAATTTATATTAAAAAGTTTCATAGCTGGTTGTAAAAATGAGAATGAGTGGGGATTCCCCTCTCATTCTTTAAAAAATATAACATGCACTTATATGTATGGATGTGACCATGATGCTATGCGATTATTGATCGCAATCATTGTAGGAGCTTGCATCGGAATGGAAAGACAATGGAGACATCGAATGGCTGGGCTACGGACAAATGCAGCTGTCTTAATTGAAAAATAGTAAGTAGAATGCTTTCAGAATCTGGTGTTACTGCCGCGGGGTGGAAGACAACACTAGACTTAGAAGCAAGTTAAATTATAAAGGTGTCATGAATAAAAAAGAAGGTTTAATATTCATAACACCTTCTTTTTTATTTTCAAGTTATTAGCAACTGCTAGGAATAACTAAAAGTAATCCATACTCTTTCAATCTTTTTGTTTCAACTTAGCCTGGAGCTAAAAAAGATTTGACCGCTTCTACGCATGGCTAGATCCTCTCTTCCATCTAAAAAAGAAGGGTTTAAATCTCTAAAACTTTCTACATAAACTTATTTTCTAATTTTTGCTGAAACGACTTTTCTTGCTTACGTAATAGTTGACTACCTCGCTGTAAAAGAGCTGTTCCGTATTTATCATTAATTTGATTAATAACAGCAAGTAACGGCTCTTCTTTCGCATCTTCTTCAAATGAAAACAAATCTAACTGTTTCACCGATTCTGTCTTCCACTCTAATTCAGTAGCTGTAACACCTAACAGACGAACAGAATCACCATCCCAGTGTTGCTTCCATAAACGGGATGCCGCTTGAAAAATAACCCGTTCTTCCCATATTGCATTTTTCAATTGTTTACTCCGTGTTACTGTGCGGCGATCATGGTATTTAATCATAATTTGAATATTATAACTAACGAGAGTTCGTTTTTGTAGCCTTTTGCTTACTGATTTCGATAATCTTTCTAACATATCAAGTAATTCTTTTTCTTCGTCCATATCCTTTGAGAAAGTCATCGAATTTCCAACGCTTTTATGTTGTCCCATTTGATTCGGGTCAACTTCCCTGTCATCCATACCTTTTGCACGTTTTTGTAAATCAACACCATGCTTTCCAATTTTAGCGCGAATGATATGCTCGTCTCCTTTTGCTAACTGTTCAATTGTATGTATATGAATGTCTTTTAATTTTTCAGCTGTTTTCTCTCCGATTCCATGCATCTCTGCAACTGATCGTGGCCAAATGATTTCTGGGATATCACGTTTTCGAAGTACTGTAATACCAAGAGGTTTTTTCATATCTGAAGCAGTCTTTGCTAGGAAAAGGTTTGGAGCGATTCCAATGCTACATGGAAGCTGTAACTCTGTTAGTAACGCTTGTTGAATCATCTTCGATATTTCAGGAGGCGAACCGAGCGCATAGCAATCTGTAATATCTAAATACCCTTCATCTATAGAAACTGGTTGTATTTTTTCTGTAAAACGGGAAAGAATTTGAAACATTTGAAATGAAGCTTCTCGATATAATGTAAAATTAGGGTGCCTCACAACTAATTGCGGACATAATCGCTTCGCTTCCCATAGAGGCATCGTCGTACGTATTCCATATTCTCTCGCCTCATAACTACATGTTATGATAATCCCTTTTCTCTCTTTTTCATTCCCCGCAATTGCTAATGGCTTTCCTTGTAATGATGGGTCATGAGCAATTTCAACAGATGCGAAAAAACAATTCATATCTACATGTAAAATAACACGACCATTTTTCGGATACATTTCTCGCATACTACTCACCCCTCAAAGAACATTTGTTCCTTCATTATATCAAATTTCTTTAAAAGTTATAATAATTATTGGCTTTTCTCTATCTATTTTTTGCTATACTGTACGTAACAAATGGATATTATTGTAAAGGAGATGAATCGTTATGCAACAACATAATAAACTCAATTATGTATTTATTATTATTATAGTAATCCTTGCGATTAATTATTTGTTACTTCCCCTTTTTAACATTAACATTTACGCTTTAGGAATCTTCTCTCATTTCATACGTTTTACAACAACTTATGTACTTCCATGGGTCTTCTTATATTGGCTTATCCGCCTTGTGAAAGCACTTGAATCAAAATAAAAAAAGACGTGTAAACCATAATTGGTTCACACGTCTTTTTTACTTTATTACTTACTTCGCTACTTCTTCGATAATAGCTACAACTAATTCTGCTGTTTTCGCTAATTCTTCAACAGGGATTTTTTCATTTGTTGTATGAATTTCTTCATAACCAACTGCTAAGTTAACTGTTGGGATACCATGTCCTGCGATTACGTTCGCATCACTTCCGCCACCACTTTGGTGAAGAGAAGGCGTACGACCGATGTTTTCAGCTGCACGTTTCGCAACTTCTACAACGTGATC
This Bacillus mycoides DNA region includes the following protein-coding sequences:
- the mgtA gene encoding magnesium-translocating P-type ATPase — its product is MLNLQRQETKHAYDQDNMNTNNELLVEVATQDVNDVLKLLETTQDGLSKQEASRRLSLYGPNEIAHNKTLPWYIQFLLAFKNPFIFVLLALGALSFFTDDIQGTIVVSVMVLLSATIRFFQEFRSQKAADKLKAMVRTTTSVSRINGFIHETENVTNLNRNPITEIPIEELVPGDIISLSAGDIVPADVRILSAKDLFVNQSSLTGEALPVEKYENCYHTENKHILPKNMKKNFNPLDMENLCFMGTNIVSGSAKAVVVSTSTDTYFGSLANKVIGKRAETSFDKGVNKVSWLLITFMLIMAPIVLLINGFTKGDWQEAFFFAIAVAVGLTPEMLPMIVTANLAKGAVNMSKQQVIVKQLNSIQNLGAMNILCTDKTGTLTEDKVVLVRHLDPNGNECDRVLHFAYLNSFYQTGLKNLIDKAVIEHTEENHKFDPSAFQKLDEIPFDFARRRMSVIVKDISGEHTMVCKGAVEEILSICNYTEVDGQIVPLTEEMRANVNHLSETLNSEGMRVIAVAYKKDNKPYHKAYTVQDESAMILTGYIGFLDPPKPSAASAIQALQKHGVQVKILTGDNEIVTRKVCKDVGLNIGEPVLGYEIDSLPDKALAKLAEETTVFAKLNPMQKSRIIHVLQGNGHTVGYMGDGINDAVALRDADVGISVDTATDIAKESSDIILLEKSLTILEAGILEGRTTFGNILKYIKMTASSNFGNVFSVLVASAFIPFLPMLAIHLLIQNLLYDISQLSIPWDKMDKGFLEKPRKWDTANLRNFIICIGPISSIFDIITYVVMWNVFGANTPGEQSLFQSGWFVVGLLTQTLIVHMIRTQKIPFIQSTASIPVLLLTACIMAIGIYIPFSPLGAAVGLQALPLSYFPWLIGILLGYAFLTQFLKKIYIKKFHSWL
- a CDS encoding DNA polymerase IV, producing the protein MREMYPKNGRVILHVDMNCFFASVEIAHDPSLQGKPLAIAGNEKERKGIIITCSYEAREYGIRTTMPLWEAKRLCPQLVVRHPNFTLYREASFQMFQILSRFTEKIQPVSIDEGYLDITDCYALGSPPEISKMIQQALLTELQLPCSIGIAPNLFLAKTASDMKKPLGITVLRKRDIPEIIWPRSVAEMHGIGEKTAEKLKDIHIHTIEQLAKGDEHIIRAKIGKHGVDLQKRAKGMDDREVDPNQMGQHKSVGNSMTFSKDMDEEKELLDMLERLSKSVSKRLQKRTLVSYNIQIMIKYHDRRTVTRSKQLKNAIWEERVIFQAASRLWKQHWDGDSVRLLGVTATELEWKTESVKQLDLFSFEEDAKEEPLLAVINQINDKYGTALLQRGSQLLRKQEKSFQQKLENKFM